A window from Desulfallas thermosapovorans DSM 6562 encodes these proteins:
- the rsfS gene encoding ribosome silencing factor — protein MIIEPGVLVQLAVEAAEGKRAMDITVLNIGGVSVVAEYFVICSSRSPVHARAIADAIEDKLQQHSVGQPRREGFRTAQWVLLDYGSVVIHIFQEEQRRFYNLEHLWGDAQVVKSPLSM, from the coding sequence TTGATAATTGAACCTGGTGTTCTTGTGCAGTTGGCTGTAGAAGCGGCGGAAGGTAAAAGGGCTATGGATATCACCGTGTTAAACATCGGTGGGGTTTCCGTGGTGGCGGAGTACTTTGTTATTTGCAGTAGTAGATCGCCGGTACATGCCCGGGCCATTGCCGATGCAATTGAAGATAAATTACAGCAGCACAGCGTTGGTCAACCACGCAGGGAAGGGTTCAGGACGGCGCAGTGGGTTTTACTGGACTACGGTTCGGTGGTAATCCATATTTTCCAGGAGGAACAACGCCGTTTTTACAATCTGGAGCACTTGTGGGGAGACGCCCAGGTAGTAAAATCCCCGTTAAGTATGTAA
- the yqeK gene encoding bis(5'-nucleosyl)-tetraphosphatase (symmetrical) YqeK: MLQRGYLERLRDMLSYKRLKHSLGVRDTAVKLAQFYGADSRKAALAGLLHDCARDLPGKKLLLLARQNHIPVDEVDEALPVILHAPVGALLAGRQFGVQNQAVLQAVALHTLGDKDMTLLDKIIFIADKAEPGRAFPGVQELREIMWRDLDRAMLWCLDATITMSLRNGELIHPKAVSTRNWIRLKLS, translated from the coding sequence ATGCTGCAGCGGGGTTATTTGGAACGGTTACGGGATATGCTTAGTTATAAAAGGTTAAAACACTCGCTGGGTGTACGGGATACTGCGGTTAAGCTGGCCCAGTTTTATGGTGCCGACAGCCGAAAGGCCGCCCTTGCGGGCTTGCTGCACGATTGCGCCCGGGATCTACCAGGGAAGAAATTATTGCTACTGGCCCGGCAGAACCATATACCCGTTGACGAAGTGGATGAGGCCTTGCCGGTTATTTTACATGCTCCTGTGGGGGCATTACTGGCCGGGCGACAGTTTGGTGTGCAGAACCAGGCCGTTTTACAGGCTGTTGCTTTGCATACGCTGGGCGACAAGGATATGACATTACTGGATAAAATAATATTTATTGCAGACAAAGCTGAGCCCGGGCGTGCTTTTCCGGGTGTACAGGAACTGCGGGAAATTATGTGGCGGGACTTGGACCGGGCTATGCTGTGGTGTTTGGACGCTACCATAACAATGTCACTGCGCAATGGTGAATTAATTCACCCCAAAGCTGTAAGTACACGTAACTGGATTAGACTTAAACTATCTTAA